In a genomic window of Halalkalicoccus sp. CG83:
- a CDS encoding YihY/virulence factor BrkB family protein, with protein MSRVGSGVAIGRRVVEEAQEDEITFLAASIAYYAFISLIPLLLFLFLVVSIFGGQELANQVVDQSSTYLAPAGQEAIRGAITGEEGRAGATVAGFVVLLWSALKLFRGLDIAFSIVYGSGLEKSILGQFVNALLVFGAILIAVLGMLALGTLTVLIPDLPFISLTPLLVLIALSVVFLPVHYVLPDVDGLTVRQALPGAVLTGAGWSILQSLFGIYASNAGQYDAYGVVGAILLLLTWLYIGGIVIILGAVLNYVLMVRDNDAPDGEVEASERTPLESDDAASAVTSDATDETDRGIGKGEETTDSPRGSSPDIGGESGEATDSTRTAHDEAGTGKRGPAPDVVGLQDELRSLRTDLDDFQSDVEDRTMNREEVESDLKSYVRKRMRRGHARGWGPYLVLLYGTAMTLGAFYFLAGGWAIAAMLVLWLSTLGLYVLMVMVGAGFGVLGVPGRVRDAILTWRGE; from the coding sequence GTGAGTCGAGTCGGGAGCGGTGTCGCCATCGGACGGAGGGTCGTCGAAGAGGCGCAGGAAGACGAGATCACCTTCCTGGCGGCGAGCATCGCCTACTACGCGTTCATCTCGCTGATCCCGCTGTTGCTCTTCCTGTTTCTCGTCGTCTCGATCTTCGGTGGCCAGGAGCTCGCGAACCAGGTCGTCGATCAGTCGAGCACGTACCTCGCGCCGGCCGGACAGGAGGCGATCAGGGGTGCGATCACCGGCGAGGAGGGGCGAGCCGGAGCGACGGTCGCGGGGTTCGTCGTCCTGCTCTGGAGCGCACTAAAGCTCTTTCGCGGGCTCGACATCGCGTTCTCGATCGTCTACGGCTCGGGACTCGAGAAGTCGATCCTGGGGCAGTTTGTGAACGCGCTGTTGGTGTTCGGCGCGATCCTGATCGCGGTGCTCGGGATGCTCGCGCTCGGAACGCTCACCGTCCTCATTCCGGATCTCCCCTTCATCTCGCTGACCCCGCTTCTCGTGCTCATCGCGCTCTCGGTCGTCTTCCTGCCCGTTCACTACGTCCTGCCCGACGTCGACGGGCTGACGGTCCGCCAGGCGCTCCCCGGCGCCGTTCTCACGGGAGCCGGCTGGTCGATCCTGCAGTCCCTGTTCGGCATCTACGCCTCGAACGCCGGCCAGTACGACGCCTACGGCGTCGTCGGCGCGATCCTCCTGTTGCTCACCTGGCTCTACATCGGCGGCATCGTCATCATCCTCGGCGCAGTGCTCAACTACGTACTCATGGTTCGTGACAACGACGCACCCGACGGCGAAGTAGAGGCCTCAGAACGCACGCCACTGGAGTCCGACGACGCGGCGAGTGCGGTGACGTCCGATGCGACGGACGAGACGGACCGCGGGATCGGCAAGGGCGAGGAGACGACCGACTCGCCGCGGGGGTCGAGCCCCGATATCGGCGGAGAGAGCGGGGAGGCGACCGACTCGACCCGCACGGCCCACGACGAGGCCGGGACGGGCAAGCGCGGACCCGCGCCCGACGTCGTCGGCCTCCAGGACGAACTCCGCTCGCTCCGGACGGACCTCGACGACTTCCAGTCCGACGTCGAGGACAGAACGATGAACAGGGAGGAGGTCGAGTCGGACCTCAAGAGCTACGTCAGAAAGCGCATGCGCCGTGGCCACGCGCGTGGCTGGGGACCGTATCTCGTGTTGCTGTACGGCACCGCAATGACCCTCGGCGCCTTCTACTTCCTCGCCGGCGGCTGGGCGATCGCCGCGATGCTCGTGCTCTGGCTCTCGACGCTCGGCCTCTACGTGCTGATGGTGATGGTCGGGGCCGGCTTCGGAGTCCTCGGCGTCCCCGGACGGGTCCGCGACGCCATCCTCACCTGGCGCGGCGAGTGA